A stretch of DNA from Octopus bimaculoides isolate UCB-OBI-ISO-001 unplaced genomic scaffold, ASM119413v2 Scaffold_184066, whole genome shotgun sequence:
TTTTACTATCAAAGCTGAAATTAACTAATGATGAATTAGCCACAGCAATTCTAAATATGGATGAACAGGAAGATCTTCCAAAGGATATGCTGGAGCAGGTAAACAAATCTCTTGAGTTCCGCTTCTCTTGATTTTAGAATTGAGTTTTGTCTACACAGTTAATCCTTTGATGGCCTATGGCAACACAGGCGGCATAATGCTAATTGAATAGATGAATTTACTCATTAGATAGAAGTTAAGTATTTTGAAAGATATTATCCTAAATGAGCCAGTTTCTGTTTCCTTATGAACTTAAGGCTGTGAGTGCTTTACTGAAAAATGCAGCCCATTAAGTGTTGACAGAACCTTGTGTGAAATGTTAGTAATGCTACTTTCAGTTGCCGGTGTCTAACTgacatttctatttcttcttggaaacaaataatataaaactttttttctcagtttttcataaattttaatatcTCTTTGTATAATgcgtattgcatatatatatatatatatatatatatatatatatttgtgtgtgtgtgtgtgtgtaatgtacatatgtacacacacacacacacaccatcatcatcatcattatttaacatctgttttccatgctggcatgaattgaatGGTTTCTATGATTAGAtgtcattcctaatgccaacccctacagtgtgcactgggtgctttcttTTGAGTCCACCaagtatcttgcaagacaaaaacaaaaaacctccTCAGCTGAGTGGGATTGTATTTGAGAAAAGAGGATGAAGCTTTATACCAGGTGTTAAAAGGCAAAACTGCTTCCTTTTGGTGCAAATTAACTTTGTTGATACACAGTTTTGACTTAACTATCTCTTATAGAGAGCGATATAATAGAGGGACAAGCTccagtgtcttgctatagaggagatacgtAAGGTACCCCACATTATATGAGGGTGGGTGAAAAGTATCtggaaaaaagattaaaattatggTAATGAGTTTGCTGAAGCCTActttcaaggtacaagaaggtgagtagaagagtatataacacacacacacacacatttgtatgcagaaagtaaaaatatctgatttttctcaagttcaaaatgtgacattgtttttgttaggtacattccaatgatggggctttgaatctttgttagaaaccagcttctttctcagaggaagacttcaaataattagaATCAGAAGAGAACTtaggcatacatagatatatatatatatataaatatatatatatatatatatatatatatattatataactacaGCTGGCTGTAAATCTATTActgctacttgttttattgattttaggGAAATGAATGGTTAATGGTTTATATTCTGCCACTACAGTTACACACTGTCTCTAGGATTGACATATAgttttcattacattttaatACAATCCTGCTTGGGATGACTAAAGATGAAATAGATGTCTCATCCCTAAAACCAAACCAGACAAATAAGCTGTTTAACTAAAATAAAGTCCAGCTCttagttttgtgtaaatatgtaagatAAGGAATGATTGTCATTGGTTTTATAAAAAGGTTCACTTGTTTTTAGCTGCTGAAATTTGTCCCCACACCTGAAGAGAGTCAACTATTGTCAGAACACAACCATGAGATAGATCAAATGGCTCGAGCCGACAGATTTCTCTTCGAAATGGGCAAGTAAGTTCCATGACAAATCAGTGTcttcagaaatatataatattgtttcactatCCCTTTTGCTTACTAATTATGAAATGTTTGACATTATAGTTTATGGACACGctttaaatcaattttaaaaaatgaaatattaagcaagatacttttttattattcttttactggttgcagtcattggattgtgaccaTCAAGTAACACTGTCTTCTGTTTTGAAGTATTTTAGCCAAATATTTTGACCCCAATACTTtgtctgttgcttattttatcaatgtgaaTGAAAAGGCAATGTGTAAGTTAGGCAACATATACCACAAGAATTTTGTTACCATCATTTGATGGGCAGGAATAATTAGAGTAGAGATGGAAAGTGGGTAGGAATAATTAGagtagagatggaaagagagataaagataatgTTGGTGAGTTATCAGAGTGAGAACAGAAGAACAAAAGGAGTAGGTGGGTAGAGGCTGCAAGAGTCTATGGAGAGAGATAGTGTAgtaggataaatataatgaatgagGAACAAGGGTTGGGATTGTGGTTGATGATAAAAAGTGCTGAAGGGAAGGTAGGGGAGAGTAGATGTAGTGAATGTTGGAAAAGGGTGGTGAGGTGATTATGGGTCGGAGAGAAGAGTGGGGAGAGTAAGTGATAACTGTCAGTACAGAAATGGAGGAGAAGCAGTATAGTAATAATTATACAGCAGACAggggaagaataaaagaaagtgatCATGGGTGAGTAGGTTGCTAGAATGTGAGGGAAGAGATAATCATAGTGCATGGGGAAAGTTAGAGATATGTGATAATAAAGGCAAGAACTGATTTAGTGGAAAGgggaaaataatttcattgcacaGAAGAGTGATCAATGTAGAATGTGAGTGGAGGGGAACAATGTTAAGAATGAAGGATGGTTGTCAGGTGAAGTAGTTCTGTGCAATGAGAAAGATAACTCATATACCACTGAAAAagacaaatatgaaatatgtagttGTGCTGACATATAATTACAGCAACAGAATACTGCAGATACGTAAATGGCAGAGGGATGAGTGATATAAGATGAGGGAGATGGAGAAGGGTTGAGGAAAAAATTCAGCAAAGGGCTcaattgcatatgtatacattatgttcTCAGAACTTGAGTTTCACGGAGATAGGTGGGTCTTTTCAAGCACTGCATATCACCAGTCATCCCAGTCGTTTGTCATTTCTGCAAGATTCAAAGGGCTGAGATCAGCCTTTACTACTTTATCTCCTCTCTTGCTGGGTCTCACtttttcatgtatacacatatttgtaacaGTATGTATACATCTCTTTATATCTACCTAGATAGCTACAAGCACCAACAAACTAGCCAGTCATATGTACCTACAACTCCACTTGCCATTGGGCTAAGGTTGCACATATATGTTCAAGATCTATGAGAATATAGGTCCATCTGGACAATTATATACAAGTTCTcacaagtgtgtgtttgtttaattcattttttacttacacatatgtgagtgtgtacatatatacatacacacacacacatctatatatatgtagcttgcttaccaaccacatggttctgggtccagtcccactacatggcaccttgggcaagtgtcttgtactataacctcaggccaacaaaagccttgtgagtggatttggcagacgggaactgaaagaaatctgtcacatgtatgtatatatgtgtttgtatgtctgtgtttgtccccataacttagcagttcagcaaaagaaaaatgatagaataagtactagacttacaaggaataaatcttgggataagtcctggggtcaat
This window harbors:
- the LOC106867086 gene encoding disheveled-associated activator of morphogenesis 1; protein product: MYKTLDLQDFEKTFSAYQRKGGQFEDEEDKNQNAKLKAKELSVIDGRRAQNCTILLSKLKLTNDELATAILNMDEQEDLPKDMLEQLLKFVPTPEESQLLSEHNHEIDQMARADRFLFEMGK